A stretch of the Ananas comosus cultivar F153 linkage group 14, ASM154086v1, whole genome shotgun sequence genome encodes the following:
- the LOC109720651 gene encoding putative pentatricopeptide repeat-containing protein At3g49142: MRSSLTRLLPPKSTDSGRCCCTVLVDLLDRCRSPASLRTVGSLHARLLLSGGGGGGGGEQPALLVKLIRAYAACGDLCRARLLFDSVPGPLKNTVFFNVMIRSYVSHRRPRDALRLLSSMSPGPDHYTYPCALKACSDAADLPAGRQLHAAVARLGLDANLFVANALITMYARCGRSDRAFQVFAEMPRRDVVSWNAIIAGFARERRFDRSIAACREMAALRGPAPDAGTLASVLPAMADAAPADIGLVRDLFDEMPAKGPIAWNAMIAIYSNNSMAKEAVGLFARMETAGPEPDALTLASVLPACGQLSAFGLGKRIHEIIKRKGMRPNMVLENALMDMYANCGCLADARDVFDGMRVRDVVSWTSIISAYGTHGRGKEAIALFEKMRESGVEPDSIAFVSLLAACSHAGLLEEGRRYFRSMTNKYRIVPRIEHYACMVDLLGRAGCIEEAYAFITKMPIRPNDRVWGALLGACRVHSNMEIGLLAADELFRLVPEQSGYYVLLSNIYARAGRWEEVTSVRSVMADKGIKKVPGCSNVELGSKVHTFHVGDQSHLQSKMIYRKLDVLLGRMKELGYVAATESALHDVEEEDKESHLTVHSEKLAIAFVLINTGRETPVRITMNLRICGDCHHFAKLVSTIAEREIIIKDTNRFHHIENGVCSCRDYW, translated from the coding sequence ATGAGATCCTCCCTAACTCGTCTCCTCCCACCGAAATCCACCGACAGTGGCCGGTGCTGCTGCACCGTCCTCGTCGACCTCCTCGACCGATGCCGCTCGCCGGCCTCTCTCCGCACCGTCGGCTCCCTCCACGCCCGTCTGCTCCTCtccggcgggggcggcggcgggggtggGGAGCAGCCCGCCCTCCTCGTGAAGCTCATCCGCGCCTACGCCGCCTGCGGCGACCTGTGCCGCGCCCGCCTCCTCTTCGACTCCGTGCCGGGGCCCCTCAAGAACACCGTCTTCTTCAACGTCATGATCCGCTCCTACGTCTCCCACCGCCGCCCCCGCGACgccctccgcctcctctcctCCATGTCCCCCGGCCCCGACCACTACACCTACCCCTGCGCCCTCAAGGCCTGCTCCGACGCCGCCGACCTCCCCGCCGGCCGCCAGCTCCACGCCGCCGTcgcccgactcggcctcgacgCCAACCTCTTCGTGGCGAACGCTCTCATCACCATGTACGCCCGCTGCGGCCGCTCCGACCGCGCCTTCCAGGTCTTCGCCGAGATGCCCCGCCGCGACGTCGTCTCCTGGAACGCCATCATCGCCGGCTTCGCGCGCGAGAGGCGCTTCGACCGCTCCATCGCCGCCTGCAGGGAGATGGCGGCGCTCCGCGGGCCGGCGCCCGATGCGGGGACCCTCGCCAGCGTGCTCCCCGCTATGGCGGACGCCGCGCCCGCGGACATCGGCCTCGTCCGAGacctgtttgatgaaatgcctgCCAAGGGCCCCATCGCCTGGAATGCCATGATCGCTATCTATTCCAATAACTCCATGGCTAAGGAAGCTGTTGGTCTCTTCGCTCGAATGGAGACGGCCGGGCCGGAACCCGATGCCTTGACGCTCGCCAGCGTGCTTCCCGCCTGCGGGCAGCTCTCGGCGTTTGGATTAGGGAAGCGAATCCATGAAATCATTAAGAGAAAGGGGATGCGCCCCAATATGGTGCTCGAGAACGCGCTGATGGATATGTACGCAAACTGCGGATGCTTGGCGGATGCACGAGACGTGTTCGACGGAATGCGCGTGCGCGATGTCGTGTCGTGGACTTCAATCATCTCGGCATACGGTACGCACGGGCGTGGGAAAGAAGCTATTGCCCTCTTTGAAAAGATGCGAGAATCGGGAGTAGAACCCGATTCCATAGCCTTTGTTTCGCTTCTTGCTGCATGCAGCCACGCCGGCCTTCTAGAAGAGGGAAGGCGCTACTTCCGTTCTATGACCAACAAGTATCGGATCGTTCCTAGAATCGAGCACTACGCTTGCATGGTGGACCTTCTAGGGCGTGCCGGCTGCATCGAAGAAGCTTATGCTTTCATCACAAAGATGCCGATTCGACCAAATGATAGAGTGTGGGGAGCTCTACTGGGTGCCTGTCGGGTTCATTCTAATATGGAGATCGGGTTGCTTGCGGCGGATGAGTTGTTCAGATTGGTCCCTGAGCAATCTGGATATTATGTCCTGTTATCTAATATTTATGCTAGAGCGGGGAGATGGGAGGAAGTTACATCGGTGAGGAGCGTCATGGCCGACAAAGGCATCAAGAAAGTGCCAGGGTGTAGTAACGTTGAGCTCGGGAGTAAGGTCCATACGTTTCATGTTGGTGATCAGTCACATCTGCAGTCAAAAATGATTTATAGAAAACTTGATGTTTTATTAGGAAGAATGAAGGAATTGGGTTACGTTGCTGCAACTGAGTCCGCACTTCATGATGTTGAGGAGGAAGACAAGGAGAGTCATCTTACTGTGCATAGTGAAAAACTGGCCATCGCCTTTGTCTTAATTAATACTGGTCGAGAGACGCCCGTTAGGATAACGATGAATCTCAGGATTTGTGGAGATTGCCATCATTTTGCCAAGCTTGTTTCTACCATCGCTGAGAGGGAGATCATCATTAAGGACACTAATAGGTTTCACCATATTGAGAATGGGGTTTGCTCTTGTCGAGATTACTGGTGA
- the LOC109720652 gene encoding DNA-directed RNA polymerases I and III subunit rpac1-like isoform X3, giving the protein MEDVPKGKLPEHLELQRTRVVCKADAPIHTEGIQYSGAYASMGVDNSLRMDNFCKNFKIEIKWLTEDEMEFDMIGIDASIANAFRRILIAEVPTMAIEKVFMVDNTSVIADEVLAHRLGLIPLDADPRQFEYLSENDVPNERNTIVYELKISCKKGSPRLTVKSDQLKWLPDGSQLHKETPSQSAEPKTYTSFSGNQLEVSKKPLGVTYKDIILAKLGAGQAIELEAHAVKGIGKDHAKWSPVATAWYRMLPEVVFLKEVTGADAEELVKKCPVNVFDIEDLGNGKKRAVAARPRACTLCRECIRGVTEEAVELRRVKDHFIFTVESTGALPPEVLFTEAVKILEEKCNRLITELS; this is encoded by the exons ATGGAGGACGTGCCCAAGGGGAAGCTCCCGGAGCACCTCGAGCTCCAAAGGACGCGCGTCGTGTGCAAAGCCGACGCTCCCATTCAT ACAGAAGGTATTCAGTACTCTGGGGCATATGCGTCGATGGGAGTTGACAATAGCTTACGAATGGACAACTTCTGcaagaattttaaaattgaaattaaatggCTTACAGAGGACGAGATGGAATTTGATATGATTGGAATTGATGCTTCAATCGCTAATGCATTCAGGAGAATCCTCATTGCAGAG GTTCCCACAATGGCTATTGAGAAAGTTTTTATGGTTGATAACACCTCAGTTATTGCAGATGAGGTACTAGCTCATAGGCTAGGCCTTATTCCACTAGATGCTGACCCAAGACAATTTGAATATCTTTCAG AAAATGATGTTCCGAATGAAAGGAATACTATTGTTTATGAATTGAAAATATCATGTAAAAAGGGTTCCCCACGGCTTACAG TAAAGTCAGATCAATTGAAGTGGTTGCCGGACGGCAGTCAACTTCACAAGGAAACTCCTAGCCAGTCCGCGGAACCAAAAACATACACTTCTTTCAGTGGCAATCAACTAGAAGTCTCTAAGAAGCCCTTGGGAGTGACGTATAAAGATATTATTCTTGCTAAGCTTGGTGCAGGACAG GCCATTGAGCTTGAGGCACATGCAGTGAAGGGTATCGGCAAAGATCATGCCAAGTGGTCTCCAGTTGCTACAGCGTGGTACAGAATGCTTCCCGAG GTTGTATTTCTGAAAGAAGTTACTGGGGCTGATGCGGAGGAGCTCGTAAAGAAGTGTCCGGTTAATGTTTTTGATATTGAAGACCTCGGAAATG GTAAGAAGAGAGCAGTAGCAGCAAGACCACGAGCCTGCACCCTCTGCAGAGAATGCATCCGGGGGGTAACTGAAGAAGCCGTGGAACTTAGGCGCGTCAAGGATCATTTCATCT TTACCGTTGAATCTACTGGAGCTCTACCTCCGGAAGTGCTTTTCACCGAAGCTGTGAAGATCTTGGAAGAGAAGTGCAACCGGCTGATAACCGAACTTTCCTAA
- the LOC109720652 gene encoding DNA-directed RNA polymerases I and III subunit rpac1-like isoform X5 — protein sequence MGVDNSLRMDNFCKNFKIEIKWLTEDEMEFDMIGIDASIANAFRRILIAEVPTMAIEKVFMVDNTSVIADEVLAHRLGLIPLDADPRQFEYLSENDVPNERNTIVYELKISCKKGSPRLTVKSDQLKWLPDGSQLHKETPSQSAEPKTYTSFSGNQLEVSKKPLGVTYKDIILAKLGAGQAIELEAHAVKGIGKDHAKWSPVATAWYRMLPEVVFLKEVTGADAEELVKKCPVNVFDIEDLGNGKKRAVAARPRACTLCRECIRGVTEEAVELRRVKDHFIFTVESTGALPPEVLFTEAVKILEEKCNRLITELS from the exons ATGGGAGTTGACAATAGCTTACGAATGGACAACTTCTGcaagaattttaaaattgaaattaaatggCTTACAGAGGACGAGATGGAATTTGATATGATTGGAATTGATGCTTCAATCGCTAATGCATTCAGGAGAATCCTCATTGCAGAG GTTCCCACAATGGCTATTGAGAAAGTTTTTATGGTTGATAACACCTCAGTTATTGCAGATGAGGTACTAGCTCATAGGCTAGGCCTTATTCCACTAGATGCTGACCCAAGACAATTTGAATATCTTTCAG AAAATGATGTTCCGAATGAAAGGAATACTATTGTTTATGAATTGAAAATATCATGTAAAAAGGGTTCCCCACGGCTTACAG TAAAGTCAGATCAATTGAAGTGGTTGCCGGACGGCAGTCAACTTCACAAGGAAACTCCTAGCCAGTCCGCGGAACCAAAAACATACACTTCTTTCAGTGGCAATCAACTAGAAGTCTCTAAGAAGCCCTTGGGAGTGACGTATAAAGATATTATTCTTGCTAAGCTTGGTGCAGGACAG GCCATTGAGCTTGAGGCACATGCAGTGAAGGGTATCGGCAAAGATCATGCCAAGTGGTCTCCAGTTGCTACAGCGTGGTACAGAATGCTTCCCGAG GTTGTATTTCTGAAAGAAGTTACTGGGGCTGATGCGGAGGAGCTCGTAAAGAAGTGTCCGGTTAATGTTTTTGATATTGAAGACCTCGGAAATG GTAAGAAGAGAGCAGTAGCAGCAAGACCACGAGCCTGCACCCTCTGCAGAGAATGCATCCGGGGGGTAACTGAAGAAGCCGTGGAACTTAGGCGCGTCAAGGATCATTTCATCT TTACCGTTGAATCTACTGGAGCTCTACCTCCGGAAGTGCTTTTCACCGAAGCTGTGAAGATCTTGGAAGAGAAGTGCAACCGGCTGATAACCGAACTTTCCTAA
- the LOC109720357 gene encoding uncharacterized protein LOC109720357, whose protein sequence is MGWKAAEKIIKHWKILRGDNVMIIRGKDKGETGIIKRVIRSQNRVIVEGKNLVKKHIKQGQGHEGGIFSIEAPLHVSNVQVLDPVTGYDSFNAKSHFVPPEISCFAHNPENNVGMQMGSD, encoded by the exons atggggtgGAAAGCAGCGGAGAAGATCATCAAGCATTGGAAGATCCTCCGAGGAGACAAC GTGATGATCATAAGGGGGAAAGATAAGGGCGAGACGGGGATCATCAAGCGCGTCATCCGATCCCAAAACCGCGTCATCGTCGAGGGCAAGAATTTG GTCAAAAAGCACATCAAGCAGGGGCAAGGACATGAAGGTGGGATCTTTTCAATTGAAGCTCCTCTTCATGTTTCGAATGTCCAAGTTCTTGATCCAGTCACTGGGTATGATTCATTTAACGCTAAATCGCACTTTGTTCCCCCTGAAATATCATGTTTTGCACATAATCCTgaaaataat gtagggatgcaaatgggttCGGATTAG
- the LOC109720652 gene encoding DNA-directed RNA polymerases I and III subunit rpac1-like isoform X2 encodes MPKVSALDMEDVPKGKLPEHLELQRTRVVCKADAPIHTEGIQYSGAYASMGVDNSLRMDNFCKNFKIEIKWLTEDEMEFDMIGIDASIANAFRRILIAEVPTMAIEKVFMVDNTSVIADEVLAHRLGLIPLDADPRQFEYLSENDVPNERNTIVYELKISCKKGSPRLTVKSDQLKWLPDGSQLHKETPSQSAEPKTYTSFSGNQLEVSKKPLGVTYKDIILAKLGAGQAIELEAHAVKGIGKDHAKWSPVATAWYRMLPEVVFLKEVTGADAEELVKKCPVNVFDIEDLGNGKKRAVAARPRACTLCRECIRGVTEEAVELRRVKDHFIFTVESTGALPPEVLFTEAVKILEEKCNRLITELS; translated from the exons GTTTCGGCATTGGACATGGAGGACGTGCCCAAGGGGAAGCTCCCGGAGCACCTCGAGCTCCAAAGGACGCGCGTCGTGTGCAAAGCCGACGCTCCCATTCAT ACAGAAGGTATTCAGTACTCTGGGGCATATGCGTCGATGGGAGTTGACAATAGCTTACGAATGGACAACTTCTGcaagaattttaaaattgaaattaaatggCTTACAGAGGACGAGATGGAATTTGATATGATTGGAATTGATGCTTCAATCGCTAATGCATTCAGGAGAATCCTCATTGCAGAG GTTCCCACAATGGCTATTGAGAAAGTTTTTATGGTTGATAACACCTCAGTTATTGCAGATGAGGTACTAGCTCATAGGCTAGGCCTTATTCCACTAGATGCTGACCCAAGACAATTTGAATATCTTTCAG AAAATGATGTTCCGAATGAAAGGAATACTATTGTTTATGAATTGAAAATATCATGTAAAAAGGGTTCCCCACGGCTTACAG TAAAGTCAGATCAATTGAAGTGGTTGCCGGACGGCAGTCAACTTCACAAGGAAACTCCTAGCCAGTCCGCGGAACCAAAAACATACACTTCTTTCAGTGGCAATCAACTAGAAGTCTCTAAGAAGCCCTTGGGAGTGACGTATAAAGATATTATTCTTGCTAAGCTTGGTGCAGGACAG GCCATTGAGCTTGAGGCACATGCAGTGAAGGGTATCGGCAAAGATCATGCCAAGTGGTCTCCAGTTGCTACAGCGTGGTACAGAATGCTTCCCGAG GTTGTATTTCTGAAAGAAGTTACTGGGGCTGATGCGGAGGAGCTCGTAAAGAAGTGTCCGGTTAATGTTTTTGATATTGAAGACCTCGGAAATG GTAAGAAGAGAGCAGTAGCAGCAAGACCACGAGCCTGCACCCTCTGCAGAGAATGCATCCGGGGGGTAACTGAAGAAGCCGTGGAACTTAGGCGCGTCAAGGATCATTTCATCT TTACCGTTGAATCTACTGGAGCTCTACCTCCGGAAGTGCTTTTCACCGAAGCTGTGAAGATCTTGGAAGAGAAGTGCAACCGGCTGATAACCGAACTTTCCTAA
- the LOC109720652 gene encoding DNA-directed RNA polymerases I and III subunit RPAC1-like isoform X4, which translates to MTMPKVSALDMEDVPKGKLPEHLELQRTRVVCKADAPIHTEEDEMEFDMIGIDASIANAFRRILIAEVPTMAIEKVFMVDNTSVIADEVLAHRLGLIPLDADPRQFEYLSENDVPNERNTIVYELKISCKKGSPRLTVKSDQLKWLPDGSQLHKETPSQSAEPKTYTSFSGNQLEVSKKPLGVTYKDIILAKLGAGQAIELEAHAVKGIGKDHAKWSPVATAWYRMLPEVVFLKEVTGADAEELVKKCPVNVFDIEDLGNGKKRAVAARPRACTLCRECIRGVTEEAVELRRVKDHFIFTVESTGALPPEVLFTEAVKILEEKCNRLITELS; encoded by the exons ATGACGATGCCGAAGGTTTCGGCATTGGACATGGAGGACGTGCCCAAGGGGAAGCTCCCGGAGCACCTCGAGCTCCAAAGGACGCGCGTCGTGTGCAAAGCCGACGCTCCCATTCAT ACAGAAG AGGACGAGATGGAATTTGATATGATTGGAATTGATGCTTCAATCGCTAATGCATTCAGGAGAATCCTCATTGCAGAG GTTCCCACAATGGCTATTGAGAAAGTTTTTATGGTTGATAACACCTCAGTTATTGCAGATGAGGTACTAGCTCATAGGCTAGGCCTTATTCCACTAGATGCTGACCCAAGACAATTTGAATATCTTTCAG AAAATGATGTTCCGAATGAAAGGAATACTATTGTTTATGAATTGAAAATATCATGTAAAAAGGGTTCCCCACGGCTTACAG TAAAGTCAGATCAATTGAAGTGGTTGCCGGACGGCAGTCAACTTCACAAGGAAACTCCTAGCCAGTCCGCGGAACCAAAAACATACACTTCTTTCAGTGGCAATCAACTAGAAGTCTCTAAGAAGCCCTTGGGAGTGACGTATAAAGATATTATTCTTGCTAAGCTTGGTGCAGGACAG GCCATTGAGCTTGAGGCACATGCAGTGAAGGGTATCGGCAAAGATCATGCCAAGTGGTCTCCAGTTGCTACAGCGTGGTACAGAATGCTTCCCGAG GTTGTATTTCTGAAAGAAGTTACTGGGGCTGATGCGGAGGAGCTCGTAAAGAAGTGTCCGGTTAATGTTTTTGATATTGAAGACCTCGGAAATG GTAAGAAGAGAGCAGTAGCAGCAAGACCACGAGCCTGCACCCTCTGCAGAGAATGCATCCGGGGGGTAACTGAAGAAGCCGTGGAACTTAGGCGCGTCAAGGATCATTTCATCT TTACCGTTGAATCTACTGGAGCTCTACCTCCGGAAGTGCTTTTCACCGAAGCTGTGAAGATCTTGGAAGAGAAGTGCAACCGGCTGATAACCGAACTTTCCTAA
- the LOC109720652 gene encoding DNA-directed RNA polymerases I and III subunit rpac1-like isoform X1 has protein sequence MTMPKVSALDMEDVPKGKLPEHLELQRTRVVCKADAPIHTEGIQYSGAYASMGVDNSLRMDNFCKNFKIEIKWLTEDEMEFDMIGIDASIANAFRRILIAEVPTMAIEKVFMVDNTSVIADEVLAHRLGLIPLDADPRQFEYLSENDVPNERNTIVYELKISCKKGSPRLTVKSDQLKWLPDGSQLHKETPSQSAEPKTYTSFSGNQLEVSKKPLGVTYKDIILAKLGAGQAIELEAHAVKGIGKDHAKWSPVATAWYRMLPEVVFLKEVTGADAEELVKKCPVNVFDIEDLGNGKKRAVAARPRACTLCRECIRGVTEEAVELRRVKDHFIFTVESTGALPPEVLFTEAVKILEEKCNRLITELS, from the exons ATGACGATGCCGAAGGTTTCGGCATTGGACATGGAGGACGTGCCCAAGGGGAAGCTCCCGGAGCACCTCGAGCTCCAAAGGACGCGCGTCGTGTGCAAAGCCGACGCTCCCATTCAT ACAGAAGGTATTCAGTACTCTGGGGCATATGCGTCGATGGGAGTTGACAATAGCTTACGAATGGACAACTTCTGcaagaattttaaaattgaaattaaatggCTTACAGAGGACGAGATGGAATTTGATATGATTGGAATTGATGCTTCAATCGCTAATGCATTCAGGAGAATCCTCATTGCAGAG GTTCCCACAATGGCTATTGAGAAAGTTTTTATGGTTGATAACACCTCAGTTATTGCAGATGAGGTACTAGCTCATAGGCTAGGCCTTATTCCACTAGATGCTGACCCAAGACAATTTGAATATCTTTCAG AAAATGATGTTCCGAATGAAAGGAATACTATTGTTTATGAATTGAAAATATCATGTAAAAAGGGTTCCCCACGGCTTACAG TAAAGTCAGATCAATTGAAGTGGTTGCCGGACGGCAGTCAACTTCACAAGGAAACTCCTAGCCAGTCCGCGGAACCAAAAACATACACTTCTTTCAGTGGCAATCAACTAGAAGTCTCTAAGAAGCCCTTGGGAGTGACGTATAAAGATATTATTCTTGCTAAGCTTGGTGCAGGACAG GCCATTGAGCTTGAGGCACATGCAGTGAAGGGTATCGGCAAAGATCATGCCAAGTGGTCTCCAGTTGCTACAGCGTGGTACAGAATGCTTCCCGAG GTTGTATTTCTGAAAGAAGTTACTGGGGCTGATGCGGAGGAGCTCGTAAAGAAGTGTCCGGTTAATGTTTTTGATATTGAAGACCTCGGAAATG GTAAGAAGAGAGCAGTAGCAGCAAGACCACGAGCCTGCACCCTCTGCAGAGAATGCATCCGGGGGGTAACTGAAGAAGCCGTGGAACTTAGGCGCGTCAAGGATCATTTCATCT TTACCGTTGAATCTACTGGAGCTCTACCTCCGGAAGTGCTTTTCACCGAAGCTGTGAAGATCTTGGAAGAGAAGTGCAACCGGCTGATAACCGAACTTTCCTAA
- the LOC109720701 gene encoding uncharacterized protein LOC109720701 codes for MGWKAAEKIIKHWKILRGDNVMIIRGKDKGETGIIKRVIRSQNRVIVEGKNLVKKHIKQGQGHEGGIFSIEAPLHVSNVQVLDPVTGRPCKIGYKYLEDGAKVRVSRGQEASGAVIPRPEILKERRKPRPTILGPKDTPMELVLEKTYDAKAGIGMPDL; via the exons atggggtgGAAAGCAGCGGAGAAGATCATCAAGCATTGGAAGATCCTCCGAGGAGACAAC GTGATGATCATAAGGGGGAAAGATAAGGGCGAGACGGGGATCATCAAGCGCGTCATCCGATCCCAAAACCGCGTCATCGTCGAGGGCAAGAATTTG GTCAAAAAGCACATAAAGCAGGGGCAAGGACATGAAGGTGGGATCTTTTCAATTGAAGCTCCTCTTCATGTTTCGAATGTCCAAGTTCTTGATCCAGTCACTGG GAGACCTTGTAAGATTGGATACAAGTATCTAGAAGATGGGGCTAAGGTCAGAGTCTCTAGAGGGCAAGAAGCATCTGGAGCCGTAATTCCGCGCCCAGAAATActaaaagagaggagaaaaccTAGACCAACCATAC TTGGTCCTAAGGATACACCGATGGAACTTGTTCTAGAGAAGACATACGATGCTAAAGCCGGGATTGGAATGCCCGATCTTTAG